One Falco peregrinus isolate bFalPer1 chromosome 6, bFalPer1.pri, whole genome shotgun sequence DNA segment encodes these proteins:
- the PHLDA1 gene encoding pleckstrin homology-like domain family A member 1: MLESGCKAVKEGVLEKRSDGLLQLWKKKRCILTEEGLLLIPPKQQQPPPQQQPLPAEPAAKIKELHFSNMKTVDCVERKGKYVYFTVVMAEGKEIDFRCAQEQGWNAAITLQMVQYKNRQAILAVRSTRQKQQHLAQPHGPRLRSASNSA; encoded by the coding sequence ATGCTGGAGAGCGGCTGCAAGGCGGTGAAGGAGGGCGTGCTGGAGAAGCGGAGCGacgggctgctgcagctctggaagAAGAAGCGCTGCATCCTCACCGAGGAGGGGCTGCTGCTCATCCcccccaagcagcagcagccgccgccgcagcagcagccgctGCCGGCCGAGCCGGCGGCCAAGATCAAGGAGCTTCACTTCTCCAACATGAAGACGGTGGACTGCGTGGAGCGGAAGGGCAAGTACGTGTACTTCACGGTGGTGATGGCCGAGGGGAAGGAGATCGACTTTCGGTGCgcgcaggagcagggctggaacGCGGCGATCACGCTGCAGATGGTGCAGTACAAGAACCGCCAGGCCATCCTGGCCGTGCGCTCCACCcgccagaagcagcagcacctggcgCAGCCCCACGGCCCGCGCCTCCGCAGCGCCTCCAACTCCGCCTAG